A window from Mauremys reevesii isolate NIE-2019 linkage group 9, ASM1616193v1, whole genome shotgun sequence encodes these proteins:
- the LOC120371982 gene encoding putative P2Y purinoceptor 10 isoform X1 produces the protein MSDQWNNGDTGLMSSVFGLKHVRDSPWDNKPEIFHPVSNDCSDTLKMQSNGSSENCADPNITFKNSLYATTYTIIFIPGLLANSAALWVLCRFISKKNKAVIFMINLAVADLAHVLSLPLRIYYYINLTWPFGRFLCLLCFYLKYLNMYASICFLTCISIQRYYFLLHPFKAKDWKRRYDATISAVVWIVVGAACSPFPVMRNSDLTNNSNFCFADLGVRKIESKTASVIMVTTAELLGFVGPLTIIVYCTWKTKESLQNYEMPLQNTSEKRRALRMVSMCAAVFFVCFTPYHINFFFYMMVKENVITHCAIRRSTLYSQPFCLSLASLDCCLDPILYFFTTAEFQDQLSRHSSTIIRSRLMSKESASSIKE, from the coding sequence AAATCTTCCATCCAGTCTCAAATGATTGCTCAGACACACTCAAGATGCAGAGCAACGGATCTTCAGAAAACTGTGCTGATCCtaatataacatttaaaaactCTCTATACGCAACCACTTACACCATAATATTCATTCCTGGTCTTCTGGCAAACAGTGCTGCATTATGGGTTTTATGTCGCTTCATCAGCAAGAAAAACAAAGCTGTCATTTTTATGATTAATTTGGCTGTAGCCGATCTTGCTCATGTTCTCTCGTTACCGCTACGAATATATTATTATATAAACCTCACATGGCCTTTTGGAAGATTCCTCTGCTTGTTATGTTTCTACCTGAAGTATCTCAACATGTACGCAAGCATTTGTTTCCTTACCTGCATAAGTATTCAAAGGTACTACTTCCTCCTCCATCCATTCAAAGCCAAAGACTGGAAGCGCAGGTATGATGCCACCATTAGTGCTGTGGTATGGATTGTGGTTGGGGCTGCTTGCTCACCATTTCCAGTTATGAGAAACTCTGATTTAACCAACAATTCAAATTTCTGCTTTGCAGATCTTGGAGTCAGGAAAATTGAAAGTAAGACAGCTTCTGTGATTATGGTCACGACAGCTGAGCTTTTAGGATTTGTGGGCCCTCTAACTATTATTGTATACTGTACCTGGAAAACAAAAGAGTCTCTTCAGAATTACGAAATGCCTTTGCAAAATACCAGTGAAAAACGGAGAGCTTTACGCATGGTTTCTATGTGTGCAGCTGTGTTCTTTGTGTGTTTCACACCGTATCACATCAACTTCTTCTTCTACATGATGGTGAAAGAGAATGTTATTACACACTGCGCCATACGCAGAAGCACTCTTTACTCTCAGCCCTTTTGCTTAAGCCTGGCAAGCCTGGACTGTTGTTTGGATCCAATCCTGTACTTCTTTACAACAGCAGAATTTCAGGATCAGTTATCAAGACACAGCAGCACAATCATCAGGAGTCGCCTGATGAGCAAGGAGAGTGCCTCGTCGATTAAGGAATAA
- the LOC120371982 gene encoding putative P2Y purinoceptor 10 isoform X2 yields MQSNGSSENCADPNITFKNSLYATTYTIIFIPGLLANSAALWVLCRFISKKNKAVIFMINLAVADLAHVLSLPLRIYYYINLTWPFGRFLCLLCFYLKYLNMYASICFLTCISIQRYYFLLHPFKAKDWKRRYDATISAVVWIVVGAACSPFPVMRNSDLTNNSNFCFADLGVRKIESKTASVIMVTTAELLGFVGPLTIIVYCTWKTKESLQNYEMPLQNTSEKRRALRMVSMCAAVFFVCFTPYHINFFFYMMVKENVITHCAIRRSTLYSQPFCLSLASLDCCLDPILYFFTTAEFQDQLSRHSSTIIRSRLMSKESASSIKE; encoded by the coding sequence ATGCAGAGCAACGGATCTTCAGAAAACTGTGCTGATCCtaatataacatttaaaaactCTCTATACGCAACCACTTACACCATAATATTCATTCCTGGTCTTCTGGCAAACAGTGCTGCATTATGGGTTTTATGTCGCTTCATCAGCAAGAAAAACAAAGCTGTCATTTTTATGATTAATTTGGCTGTAGCCGATCTTGCTCATGTTCTCTCGTTACCGCTACGAATATATTATTATATAAACCTCACATGGCCTTTTGGAAGATTCCTCTGCTTGTTATGTTTCTACCTGAAGTATCTCAACATGTACGCAAGCATTTGTTTCCTTACCTGCATAAGTATTCAAAGGTACTACTTCCTCCTCCATCCATTCAAAGCCAAAGACTGGAAGCGCAGGTATGATGCCACCATTAGTGCTGTGGTATGGATTGTGGTTGGGGCTGCTTGCTCACCATTTCCAGTTATGAGAAACTCTGATTTAACCAACAATTCAAATTTCTGCTTTGCAGATCTTGGAGTCAGGAAAATTGAAAGTAAGACAGCTTCTGTGATTATGGTCACGACAGCTGAGCTTTTAGGATTTGTGGGCCCTCTAACTATTATTGTATACTGTACCTGGAAAACAAAAGAGTCTCTTCAGAATTACGAAATGCCTTTGCAAAATACCAGTGAAAAACGGAGAGCTTTACGCATGGTTTCTATGTGTGCAGCTGTGTTCTTTGTGTGTTTCACACCGTATCACATCAACTTCTTCTTCTACATGATGGTGAAAGAGAATGTTATTACACACTGCGCCATACGCAGAAGCACTCTTTACTCTCAGCCCTTTTGCTTAAGCCTGGCAAGCCTGGACTGTTGTTTGGATCCAATCCTGTACTTCTTTACAACAGCAGAATTTCAGGATCAGTTATCAAGACACAGCAGCACAATCATCAGGAGTCGCCTGATGAGCAAGGAGAGTGCCTCGTCGATTAAGGAATAA